From one Acidobacteriota bacterium genomic stretch:
- a CDS encoding TolC family protein, with amino-acid sequence MLTKRFLLFASVFLIVFFTLSAYSDEVPTYSLDDVYRITLKRNDDLKLATESLKQSDSTVKKAAALLLPKLIFNYQATHYDRQVTFNMGGMAINIFPQNAYNLTLTLIQPIYSGGRNIGIYKQAKLSKELAKNSVALAKQNVLLGVTAAYYQVIKAQQNLEITRKTLELARHELKIARARYKVGEVTVTAVLQAEMSLKNAERELVQRENELEIAKERFRLLTGIKGDFKLAEPREPKPPQGSFDDLITKGLRERIEMRMNELELKVAREELAKARGRFLPSVSAQAMLLRQSANFPAKQYASISLSFSLPIFDGGVGFAELKEAKSKEQQALINRDKLIKEIKLQINQAYLNLKTVTAALETLRKQVELAKKNYELVSRFFAVGEATSLELSQALIAYDSAQKALASLKYDRYLAIQNLEKSIGTFASEFIFKEDDK; translated from the coding sequence ATGCTCACAAAGAGGTTTTTACTGTTTGCCTCGGTGTTTCTTATAGTGTTTTTTACCCTTTCCGCTTATTCTGACGAAGTACCAACCTACAGCTTAGATGATGTTTATCGAATAACTCTCAAAAGGAACGATGATCTAAAACTGGCAACGGAGTCCTTGAAACAGTCGGATAGTACCGTTAAGAAAGCGGCGGCTCTTCTTCTTCCCAAGCTTATTTTTAACTATCAAGCTACCCACTATGATCGCCAGGTAACCTTCAATATGGGAGGGATGGCGATCAATATATTTCCCCAGAACGCCTACAATCTCACCCTCACCCTAATTCAGCCGATCTACAGCGGAGGAAGGAACATCGGGATATACAAGCAGGCGAAGCTCTCGAAGGAACTGGCTAAAAACTCTGTTGCTCTCGCCAAGCAGAATGTGCTCCTCGGGGTTACTGCTGCCTATTATCAAGTGATAAAGGCGCAGCAAAACCTTGAGATAACGCGGAAGACGCTGGAACTCGCCCGCCATGAACTCAAGATAGCTCGCGCCCGATATAAAGTGGGAGAGGTTACGGTTACCGCTGTTCTTCAAGCGGAAATGTCCTTAAAGAATGCGGAGCGGGAGCTGGTTCAGCGAGAGAATGAGCTTGAGATAGCGAAGGAGAGGTTCCGCCTTCTTACTGGGATAAAGGGAGATTTTAAACTCGCAGAGCCGAGGGAGCCGAAACCTCCACAAGGCAGTTTTGACGATCTTATCACCAAGGGGCTCAGGGAGAGGATAGAGATGAGGATGAACGAACTCGAGCTCAAGGTGGCGAGGGAGGAGTTGGCTAAAGCTCGGGGCAGATTTCTTCCCTCCGTTTCTGCCCAGGCAATGCTTTTGAGGCAGAGCGCCAACTTTCCCGCTAAACAGTATGCGAGTATCTCCCTTTCTTTCAGCCTCCCCATATTTGATGGTGGGGTTGGCTTTGCCGAGCTCAAGGAGGCGAAGTCCAAGGAGCAGCAGGCGCTTATAAATAGGGACAAGTTAATAAAGGAGATAAAGCTCCAGATCAATCAAGCTTACCTTAATCTTAAGACGGTAACTGCTGCTTTGGAAACCTTGAGGAAGCAGGTGGAACTTGCTAAGAAGAACTATGAACTCGTTTCCCGTTTCTTCGCCGTAGGTGAGGCGACAAGCTTGGAGTTATCACAGGCGCTTATCGCCTATGATAGCGCCCAGAAAGCGCTTGCAAGTCTCAAGTATGATAGGTATTTAGCTATTCAAAATCTTGAGAAAAGCATCGGAACCTTTGCGTCCGAATTTATCTTTAAGGAGGATGATAAATGA